The sequence below is a genomic window from Liolophura sinensis isolate JHLJ2023 chromosome 2, CUHK_Ljap_v2, whole genome shotgun sequence.
TACAGCAATTGAAGTGGAAATAAATGATCAGTTCAATATGAGTGTTGCcatggaaaaaaattaacatgcattttaatttttaaattcagTGTAGCCATTGAAATGAGGCATAAAATGTGATAAACAATGATATAGTGATTTACAAAGTAAATTAAACCTGGTTGTAATTTCTGAAATGCTATTTTCATGGATGTAACACTTCCAGGTGAgcagcatttgtacatatatcaaTCTGAAGTCTAAACCAGTGTGAGTAAATGACCTCACTAACATATGATGAACATTACTATGTGAATGGACAAGTTTATGGACAATTCTTTCCGCGTAGCACCAGTTGATGCCGCAGGAGTATGAAAGAAAACTTGTGAGGCCCGACCGAAAAAGCTATATTCTGGGCcgttttcatattttcttttctacaaCCTCGGGCTCTTCATTCTAAGCCCAGAGACAGAACTGTTTACGAATATTTTTCAATATCTAGTAATTACGAGAAAAATTTAACATAAGGCATTCAACTTAACTTCGTGAAATAGCATTCCTGTCACCAGGAATCGCCACCGAGCTAGTGACACTGACACTGACAGGTTGTTGTTGCTCAACTTACTGCAGTATTTTTTTACTTACGTGTACAATAAAGACTTTGGGGCTTGCTCGACAGTTTCAGTTTTTGGTGCAGCCTTAATCCAGAGAATCTCATCTTTCCTTTTCTCTTTACACTACTTCCTTCTCACAATCTCAACCTATCTCTCTCTATCCTTTCTCTATAACCACTCGTATTTCTCTCCTGTAGCATTTCTCGACTACCGGCACTGTGAATGAGCGCTATTGCATCACATGACCACAACACTACATTTTCGAATTTCCCGAATCTACCATCCGAAATGGTCAAGGGTGGATCGTTTGTAAACAAAAACGCTGACGCGTGGAAAATTCGGCCCGAAAGTTGAAAGTTTGGAGCATTACTACACGAACATGTCACACATCTGAAAGCTGTATTCGACGATCTGTGtagtttcaattttcaaactATAATCCGACCTCCTCGCTTTAAGGGACATGGACCCACGTGTGCTCATAGCTTCAACTTCCtaataaatgtaatacatgGTGGGACATTAAAAATAGATTTCGTAGAACTTACACTGAAACGCGACTTCTCATAGATCTGACGTAAACAGATATGAACACATATACTAAAAAGGGGTGCAGCAGTTACTAACTGACGTGTTTTATGTTGCTGACCTATGTCTGCTAAACCTGTTATATAACAATATCACCGACAGCATAATGTGAAAGCCCTTGTGTCATTCTGAAGAAGATATGTTACTATTGGCCTGATCCTTTCAGCGCACGTACTCTGTATGAGGTATGATAGCACCTCACCCACTTTGGATGGCCTCAGGCCCCTATTAATTTTCTACAAGCGGCAATGTTAAAATTCAGCATGGCTATTTCTGTAACTCAGTCCCAAACGTCACGTGACAAACAAGCTTCGGAGTATAGCCTACCGGatccagcctgtgagaaagagcCATACAGTTCTTGACCCACTGTGAGCTGATCGGTGTATATAGCATAACCCTTTTCCAGGGTCTTCTTTAAGCCAACACTATTACCGGCCATCATATCAATATACGATACATGCACAGTTTGAAATCGCCTTTGTTACTATCGCATCATCTAATTTGAACTGTGCTTCATTGTATTAGCAGGGATGCACAGATATTTAAAGTCACATATACATTGAATCTCTTCCTTTAGGATTAAAAAAGATAGGAAGCTCACCAGGTGCAGACTATCCAATCCTCACAGGTCAGGTGATGTCAAAGGAATTAAAATACACGCCTACAATGGCCGTAAGAAGAGATACACATAGGGCGATGTTTACGAGGTCACAACGACCGAACGCCATTTCAGACTTCGCCACTTGACACATCTGTAAAACTATAGCGGTCCTATACGTATTTGTGATATGCACCAGGACTTAAGCTGTCACATTGACAGTAAGTCACTGAGCAACACCATAAAATCATCATACATGCAAACACCTCATAGTCATAAAAGCACATTACCTTCGATTATTCACATGTTATATTAGAGTGTTCAGCATTTTCCATGCTGAGCACTGATTATCTGGAGACAGAAAGAATTGTTTACATGGTGTTTGTAATGGGAGACAACTATGTCTTGACGCAGGAAACCTAAAAGAGAGTGAACTCCCTTTTTAGCCCCAGTTTACTTGGCTGCccttcaccttttttttttcttttgtttttgttttttgcaaaaATTTGGTAATGCGCATTCAGCATTATTACATCTTCCGGAAGACGCACATGGTTTGGCATTTAGATGGTTGAGTATTTCTTGTTAAAATAGTTAAAATCTCTCCCGCCTTCCCACCATAGTTAATAACGCTTGCTGCTACGCTTAATGTGTCAGTAGGGATGTTTGAAGTTGGAACTTTTTTGCCATCAAATGTAAAATACAGTCCTGCCGTGTCATGTGAATAGTGAAAAATGATATTAAtgtactgatcacctgtctcacccttttccagaggAACAAATGACACATCTTTCCTCTATGAACTTCTGAAGGTCACAACTATTTAAATTCTTAATCTTTTCTATCATTTCTTCACTCTAAAAAATTTTTATGACAATTTATTCAGAGGCCCATGTTAAAgtgaatgtgatgaaaaatatttgcctaacatttttgacaggtcaaatGATACAGTTGAACATTTTCTACCTtcaacgataaaagagttcgaactcgaaactccacTATTAGCTCTGCATGTTTTTTAGCGTACATACATTTGTGTCGGATTATTTGCGATATATATtccgaatatatatatatatatatatatatatatatatatatatatatatatatatatatattgacttACATGTCTGACTTACATGTCTGACTATTGACTTACATGTCTGACTTGAAACTTAaggaaaattttaatattgataTGGGATCACCCTTACGTTCTCCCACATTGGTTAAAAATATGGATTTTGTGCGATGAGGtaacatgtaatatacacatataagtgTGTGGGCACAACAAATCTTTTTGGCTGTCCACAAGGTGGACATGGCTGGGTTACCACGGTATGGCCTGGGAGGAAAGTCTTTAGTGTTAAGATTGCCGATTCGGGTACCTTGGGCGGCAAATTAACTTTGGTTAACAATAGTTTGTCAGGGCAATTGGAGGCAACCAATGGATACCACAAAGGGGTATCTATGTATACTTCGTACGTGGTTATCTTGTAACAGGGTATTGTAATGGTTCGTATACTCATGCTCACAGTTCCCACTGATGCCCCGATGTAAAATTACAGGAAATTACTGCGGCCAATAATTAAAggtgttttataaaatgttttattaattagCATGGTTGTCATTGAAATTATGGACAGAACCGTCTTTGTATATACAGagtatacaatatacactgTAAAGTAACCTGTACATCGATTGCCAGAGTCTCGAGATGAATATTGTTATCCTAGTTCTGTGTGTCCGTGCCAATGTTTCCTAAAAATACATTCGTTTGAGCATTTTTACCGTTGTCATATGGCTTGACATAGTACGGGTTCACTGAATGAGGAATATCTGGACacgccatattcatggctgctcaacctagAGTGAAAGACGTTATTTCTGCTAATGACATTTGTAAATACGTGTCAACATTTGAATATATTCTAGAACATTCAATCTGAAGGAACCACACGTATGAAGCAATGGTAAAGTCAACGATGCTGAGCTCAGCAGCGGCGCACTGGACTCTGCTAGTGGTGTTCTTTCTTTGCGCTGAATGTAAGTTGATGTAGAAGTCATATGCCACTAGAGTGTTTTCGTATAAAGTTCtgcaattttaaaaattaaaaatgttgcaAACAAACTTACTTTAGAATTATCTTCTTGGTCCTTCAGATTTTCAGAGTAGTTGTAACGATTTTAAAACACCCATACTTTTAACACCTACAGTTAGGAGACTTTCTTCCATGCAAGTTAATGTCCTACAGAAAATCATTCTCTAATAAATCATATGAGTCACCCAAATGTAAACTAACAGAGTATTATGCAAGTGccaaaagttacatgtacacatgatgttTTTAATCACCTGATCAGTTTTTATTACAGGCATGTATGCCGTCACAGTAAAAGTTAAGGCCACCGTAGTCActgaagaaaacacagcagaTGTGATCCTACCGTGTGAGTTCGTGCTGGAAAATCCAAACCAGATTTACAGCATGAGATGGGACATGGGCAGAGATGTTGTCATTGTGAATGACACTTTGAACCGAGTGTTTTATGGTGAAAAGTACACGTACAGAGTTAAGTGGGGTGATGGATGCTCCTTGATTCTGTCCCACCCTTCTCTGAACGATTCGGGCAAGTACAGGTTTAGTATCGTTGCATTGGGCGACCAGAATAAATGGGAAACAGCCTACGTGGAGCTGAAAGTAATAAAGGCCGGGTTAAAGGAGACAACTTCCAGTGGTGAGTTTGGTGTGTATAGTAGCGATAAGATGGACCTAACAAATTGTTCTCTCTTGAAGTACTGATCAAggttaataaataaacacattttaagaAACAGTTACGAAGAGATGATTGTGACTCCTTATAATTGTTACATCCCTTCCCTCCTCTTCTTCTGGGACATTTACAAGACATGTATTTTTACTTACTAGTACTCATTTTCTAAATGACTTTCGTAAAAGCACCAGGATGGAAAGGAAAAAATGGCTACCtgagtaaaaaaaacacttgtgagGCTTACCGATTTCTGTCTAGTATCCCATTGATAAGTTCGTCTTATTTTACTAATTAGTGAGCAGAGTTCCACAGTCAACTGATCCCACCCCAGCCAATAAAACTACAGAGGATCGGCGTACTTCTCCAATTTGGGAATATTTCATACCTATGACAATTGTTTCCATTGTGACTGTGATTTCTCAAATACTTCTCATGAGGTACAGGATACGACACGGGCATATAGGTAAGTTGAAAATATGAAGCTTCCCATACAATTTACCATTTTTAATACAAAGCACTAACACTATTTTTTATACGGGCACTAAGAATCAAAttgatataaaaatacaaatactcGGCATTACTACTGTTCGGTTCTGAAGAATTTCCATTAATTAttgaaatgacataaaattatgACTGATGAGTGCCCTGATGAAACCATGCAAATGTTAAAGTGCGCCAAAATGTGGCCACTTATTATCACCAACAGAATCCATCAGACCAAGATAAACTACAAATCCTagatgtgttttacatgtagttcaactGTAATCAGCTGGAGGATTTATCTGATGCAGATACCAAGGAGAGACTTTTCCTAGGAATCCCTTTTGTGTTCTCTGGGACTGGATTCGTCACAGTGGTGGTCAGCATGGCTGTGGGAAACAGGATTGCTTTTGTAGGTATGTATAGTCCGTGGAGACTCTACAGGCCATAATATGTTTTAGAATGAAAAAATGTCTATATTAAATCATTTAACTACAATATCCCATTTTAACTGCTGTATGCCCTGCTCACTCCATCGATTACAGAAGCTGGGAAATACCAtaaattaacatacatatacGACCTTAAGGCAACCATTTTACTCTTCACTTCACACTTTAACCGGACTTTACTCCCGTCATACCATTATGATGACCAATCATTGCATCTATATACCTTTAAACATGTGGTGAATAAAAGTAGTCATCAATCAATTCCAAGATGGCATAGCAAACACTTTAACATgggaaataaatgaatcatgaaatgtttttgcataagaaattttcatttcattatacTCCCTGTGATTTTCTACCCTGATTGACTAGATGTATTTCTGGGTTTAATAATTCATTTGTATTGAGAAAACATTGTTTGTTATTTCCAAACCGATACCCGGAGTAGTTTGCACCACGTCTGCCAGTACGCCAGACCGTCAGTCTATAACAAAAGCTATCTAAACGTTATTTGAAAAGTGTTCGAATTTCGAGTTCCGACACCTGTCTCCTAATTGAGAAGTTATGGTCGATTTTATCCACATAGCTTTCCGGACGAATAAGTTCGTATTTAGCCCTTACCTTTAATTTGAGAAACATTGTGGACGTTTGTCGTTGAAACAGTTTTACGGACGTTGCGTCAAATACTTAGTGATAATGAAACATAGTTTCACCCTATCCAGTTACAGATGAAATTGGGGTTACGGACCCCGGCATCCAACTTGGATACAGCGAAGGACATTTTTGtcaacatacattttttttttcaaaatcaaatcacGTACTATGGAACTTGAAGCATGACTTTACCATAACAAGTAACGAATCATTTTCGAGTTTCCCACCCAACTGCGAACGGAAAGTTACTTCAACAGAATTTcttaaaataataactcaaCGTTCTGCTGCCTTGCTCTCTTTGATCCTGTAAGCTACGATTGATTGGTGGGAATGGGTGATTAATCATTTCAGTAAGCGTTATATGTGTAATGCtgagtaaaatatttatttcaataagagTTGCAACGCAGGTGCCATAGTGTAGGCAACATTCAGCCATCCTCTGAATTAGCATTCTTATGCTTCAAATGCATATCTATCGTTTTACCTCATTTCAGTGAGCGGCATGGCTGTTACCCTGGGACTTGTAATCCagtgtgtttgtacatgtgtgtacattaaACTAACGAAGGCAAGTATGATTATTATGGCCAGCcaatataaatcaaaacaaCCCTCTTCCATcatatattttgaaatcaaGAGGTAAGGAAAGGTAAATGACGAATACAAAACACAGAGATTAAGCAAGCCTTCTCAAAGACCTgaataatatcatttcatggTGTTTAATTCTACAGATGGAAGAATATGAGCTTTCTTACGTGTTAGACTTGATTTTATGATtcatataaaggtgaactatcaGAAttaccttcagtgataaaagtgtcatttcgcacagtttatacATATGGCCTTTTCTTggcatttttgatattttacacccagacaCCATTACGTGGAAAAAGAAGCTTTTCTTTCATGACGTTCTAATCTGAGCTCAGCTGTATGACGTCACAATGCATGCACAGTAAAGTTTTACATTCCCACGTCATGCAACAATAAGACACGACGTCCTACTTACGCAGCCTTGAAACAGCCATTTCTCGCCTCTTAGACTGGAAATTTTTACCTACAGCCTACAGGCCATAGAATCAATGAATTTTAGCATTTCTTAATGTCACATATCTAAAAATTTGTATTCTACCATATCTTTGTGAAACGTTCACAATAATTCATATAATAaagcaaatatatataatacacatgGACTAATAATGTgcttagaatgaatgaatggttatggtttAAGGCCACGTCTGCAATATTTTGGCCATATTGTGGCTATATGTGCTGAGAAATAGCAAGGGCAAGGGTGCAAATTTCTTTCTATTTCTGACACGTATGAATTGTCACGTAATACAATCTCATGTGATTCTAGGGCATTGTAGTGGTTGGTTCTGGGAATTGTCACTGAGCTTtgaacattttattgacatcaaaagtaattAGACATGATCCTAGACGTCTTCACATTTTGGACCTCTTAGACGTGATCGTGACCAAGCTTGGTGTGGAGCATGTGTCTATGTGTCGGAAAGGAAATCGTTTTCTCGCCACTGCTATGTGAAGCATAAAGACTTGGAAATGATCTGGTTCGAATTTTCGACTCATCTGGGACGTGTTAAAAGATAATCTGGAATTTGTCGTTGACACTTTCCATAATCACATCATAATACTGACGGGCGAGTTGAATGAAAATCTGTTGAATCCAGCCAGCAAACATGTGTCAACTATTATCACGACCTGTGGTATGAGTCAGTTAATAGATGAAACCACAAGGCTTGTTTCTAACACGCTGCTAGACAGATTAGATGCAAACGTAGATTGGTAATAAATTTTGAGACCATATCAAACTTTTGTAGTGATCACTGTCCTGTCTTTGCCTGTTTGAGATCTACAATTCCGAAGATTCAACACTGTGAAAGATTAATTTGGCAATATAATGCAGAAAATTGGAACGGGTGCCGCAGCTTTTTATCCCAGGTAAACTGGGAAGAAGTAATCTCAGTTGACAATGTTGACGAAATGTGCCTATTGATAACATATGCGCTTTGACTCATAGACCTCTAGTTTGACGTCGTTAAAGATCGGTTCAAAATCAAATCTTAGAACTTCAAAAGCTGTAGTTCCCCAGGGCTCAGTCTTGGGTCCTTTGTTGTTCATTGTCTATATTAATGACCTTCCAAATGAAGTTACTAATGACATCAAGTTATTTGCTGATGACACCTGCGTTTATGTTATGGCCGACCAACTGACACAGGAAAACATTAAAAGTTCCATAACTGACGACCCTGAAAGAATTGATTTTTGGGCTGAAACTTGGCTTGTTAACTTTAATGCAACACAGAATGTAGCCCTTACTGTTTCAAGACGAAGACAACCATCCCAGTTATCACTTCGGTTTTTAGGGGAAAATATAACCCCAGCTACATCGCAAAAACATTTAGGATTGATTTTTAATATGAGTGGGGCCTGGACTGATCATATAGACAACATTGTTGGcgttgaaaataaaaaaaaaaagtatccaTGCTCAGAGCACTTAAATATCGTTTGAGTAGAAACTGTCTAGaaattatgtacaaatgctTTATAAGACCATCTATAAAATATGCAGATATAGTTGGGGATAATATTAGCGAGGGGCAAGTAAGTGCCATTGAAAACATTCAATTCATTTACCAGCAGTAATATAGACTGCTGGTTAAACCAGTGATTGCTGGCAATCACTGGTTTACCAGCAACACCAAAAGACCATTGGGTGGTATAGGCACATACATGTTGCTTCTCACGATATATATCTTTCGggccttttttgttttgtctttggtGATAACCATTGATTTTAAATGTTGCAATGATCGTTTTTGTTAACAGACTGTTATACTTTTTGTAGTAGTTAGTGAATGTTAATTGCCTTCTGTTTCCCATCTACGTGTATGTAGCAGTGTCCATTGCTTTTGTTGTGCTGCAATATCATAGCCATTAAATGTCAAGTTTTGTCATTCTGTATGTTCATGACCActaattcttgctttttttgtCATTCTGTGCAGTAATGGCGATTAATTTTGTAGTGGTGCGATCTCATGGCCATTGATTGCCATCAGTTTGGTGGTTCTTTGTATTTTAATGGCGACGATTTTGTTCATGAACATTAATAAATAGAGCACTGAACAAAATTCAGTGGTTACAGTTGAATTCAATTGATCGCTATTCAAAAAAAGGAACAGTACAAATAAAAGTCATTTATTAATGTGTACTTAATGTGATTTTAATGGGTAGTTTCTCCAGTAGTGGGAGTCAGGAAAAAAAGTTCACATTTTTCTGTGGGGCTTTACAGAGTTGCGTTTTTACACGGCAATTTAAGCTATTCATGTGACGTCATACCAGTTTATGAAGCACTGCATGTCTGCACATGAATGTCTTACAAATTCCCTTTTCAATCGAAAAGGCCCTAGGCTGTTCTGTGGGGCTTTACAAAGAGTTGCGCCATTACATGGCAATTTAAGCTATTCATGTGACGTCATACTAGTTGATGAAGCACTGCATGTCTGCACATGAATGTCTTACAAATCCCCTACACAGCGCGAACTTCATATGGCGGTTTTTCAAGTACTGCTGATGTTGAAGTGACCATTTGATCTCAGTTCAGGGTGGGGGTCAATCGAAAAGGCCCTAGGCTTTTCTGTGGGGCTTTACAAAGAGTTGCGCCTTTACATGGCAATTTAAGCTATTCATGTGACGTCATACTGGTTGATGAAGCACTGCATGTCTGCACATGAATGTCTTACAAATCCCCTACAATGCGCGAACTTCATATGGCGGTTCTTCAAGTACTGCTGAATGTTAACTAGTGCTTCCACATGTTGCTGGAGAAAGTGTGGCAACGATGACCCCCTACACCCACCCTACATGAacacagagaaagaaaaactgtgtattcttgaaaaaaaaatccacggCCGGTGACAATGATTTATGTTGGATAAAACACTTGTAACTGTTGATTC
It includes:
- the LOC135462535 gene encoding uncharacterized protein LOC135462535, yielding MVKSTMLSSAAAHWTLLVVFFLCAECMYAVTVKVKATVVTEENTADVILPCEFVLENPNQIYSMRWDMGRDVVIVNDTLNRVFYGEKYTYRVKWGDGCSLILSHPSLNDSGKYRFSIVALGDQNKWETAYVELKVIKAGLKETTSSVSRVPQSTDPTPANKTTEDRRTSPIWEYFIPMTIVSIVTVISQILLMRYRIRHGHIDTKERLFLGIPFVFSGTGFVTVVVSMAVGNRIAFVGVFAYNKETRRGTEGKVPRFYAD